Proteins encoded within one genomic window of Fibrobacter sp. UWB16:
- the plsY gene encoding glycerol-3-phosphate 1-O-acyltransferase PlsY, with translation MLGSIPSAIWIAKLAKGKDFDIRDYGSKNAGLTNTFRVLGWKPALPVVFMDLLKGFFGPFIAQKMCEAQVAAGGADYSAWVPLLAGLLVILGHSFTCFAGFRGGKGVLAALGVFLAISPLTVLCAFALWIILTVTTKYVSVGSIFGCGLLGALSVFGYVCPEYYFESINLGQMILAVIVAVFVIVKHKSNIKRLLNGTENGFGSKRKK, from the coding sequence TTGCTGGGGTCGATCCCCAGCGCCATATGGATCGCAAAACTCGCGAAAGGTAAGGACTTTGACATTCGTGACTACGGCTCCAAGAATGCGGGCCTCACGAATACATTCCGCGTGCTCGGCTGGAAGCCTGCTCTCCCGGTCGTGTTCATGGACCTTTTGAAGGGCTTCTTCGGACCGTTTATCGCTCAAAAGATGTGTGAAGCTCAGGTCGCTGCTGGCGGTGCCGATTACAGCGCTTGGGTGCCGCTCCTTGCAGGTCTCCTCGTGATTCTCGGCCACAGTTTCACTTGCTTTGCAGGTTTCCGCGGTGGTAAGGGCGTGCTTGCTGCACTTGGCGTGTTCCTCGCGATTTCGCCCTTGACGGTTCTTTGCGCATTTGCCCTCTGGATTATCCTCACGGTCACCACGAAATATGTCTCCGTCGGTAGCATCTTCGGTTGCGGTCTTCTCGGCGCACTTTCTGTGTTTGGCTATGTCTGCCCGGAATACTACTTCGAAAGCATCAACCTTGGTCAGATGATTCTCGCCGTGATTGTCGCTGTGTTCGTCATTGTGAAGCACAAGTCGAACATCAAGCGCCTCCTCAACGGCACCGAGAACGGCTTCGGCTCTAAGCGAAAAAAGTAA
- a CDS encoding NAD(P)H-dependent glycerol-3-phosphate dehydrogenase translates to MKVTVLGTGGWGLTLGQVVYENKNELTFWTNSQAEVDLLSTEHQYKDKLPGVIFPADFKYTTDMHAALEGCDMVLIVVPSQFMAGVAANLGSWTPAKGKEPIVVCATKGILEGTDQLMSEVILEKVPWLTEDKMVAFSGPSHAEEVSRHVLTAIVAACVNEDSAKIVQKAMSCSYLRVYTSTDIVGVELCGSVKNVIAIASGVLYGLEASGKFKIGDNTRAAILTRGQAEMCRLGKALGAKPETFAGLAGMGDLIVTCLSQHSRNRYVGEHIGKGETLDQVLAGMKMIAEGVPTCRSTRALAKKLGVEMPIVEAVYQMLFENRKVEDVVKEIWGRELKAENWA, encoded by the coding sequence ATGAAAGTTACAGTTTTAGGTACCGGTGGCTGGGGCCTGACCCTCGGTCAAGTTGTTTACGAAAACAAGAACGAACTCACTTTTTGGACCAATTCCCAAGCAGAAGTAGACCTTCTCTCCACCGAACACCAGTACAAGGACAAACTCCCTGGCGTTATTTTCCCGGCTGATTTTAAGTACACGACCGATATGCACGCCGCCCTCGAAGGCTGCGATATGGTCCTTATCGTCGTTCCATCGCAGTTTATGGCTGGCGTTGCCGCAAATCTTGGCTCTTGGACCCCTGCAAAGGGCAAGGAACCGATTGTCGTCTGCGCCACGAAGGGTATTCTCGAAGGCACGGACCAGCTCATGAGCGAAGTCATCCTCGAAAAGGTTCCATGGCTGACCGAAGACAAGATGGTTGCCTTTAGCGGTCCGTCTCACGCCGAAGAAGTGAGCCGCCACGTGCTGACCGCCATTGTTGCTGCTTGCGTGAACGAAGACTCCGCAAAGATCGTGCAGAAGGCTATGAGCTGCTCTTACCTCCGCGTCTATACTTCTACGGATATTGTCGGTGTTGAACTCTGTGGTTCCGTGAAGAACGTGATTGCAATTGCTTCTGGTGTGCTCTATGGCCTTGAAGCTAGTGGCAAGTTCAAGATCGGTGACAATACCCGCGCTGCCATCCTCACGCGTGGCCAGGCCGAAATGTGCCGCTTGGGCAAGGCTCTCGGTGCAAAGCCCGAAACGTTTGCAGGCCTCGCCGGTATGGGCGACCTCATTGTGACGTGCCTTTCCCAGCATAGCCGTAACCGTTACGTGGGCGAACACATTGGTAAGGGCGAAACGCTCGACCAAGTGCTTGCAGGCATGAAGATGATTGCCGAAGGTGTGCCGACTTGCCGTAGCACGCGCGCGCTTGCTAAGAAGCTCGGCGTTGAAATGCCGATCGTCGAAGCCGTCTATCAGATGTTGTTCGAAAACCGCAAGGTCGAAGACGTGGTCAAGGAAATCTGGGGCCGCGAACTCAAGGCCGAAAACTGGGCTTAG
- a CDS encoding FISUMP domain-containing protein, whose product MHYTKLSVAGCAALMFGLIACSGEDGADGTNGTNGLNGTSCEVKSLKTGDGYKVLCGGDSVGVLLNGKTGATGKTGATGAQGKKGDTGKTGESCTVKQVTDGYDVYCGNDKVGQLRNGVAGESCTTEKATDGILVKCAGEDPVKISNGVSCEAKAYSKEGRDGLQVTCGDADPVYLWNGTKGDKGDDCTANEFTDKDTGKKGFKVSCAGEVVGTVWNGDDGENGVSCVSKDNEDGTVTVTCGDANPVTIYKAMCGEDSYDPEFKFCVLGKLYDKCDGKTFTVNREYCNDGVVATLCNEVEFDKKGNPTKIVGFRGTTKKEFCWNGIITKKCAGEEFGVNQYCGKTMDGKADSVWTYCDEDKMAQLQTAYNNIGIDLLASSSSTGGVSSSSAGFFGNLIGEKLVAYELGPVQEFYSTLEVLKESCTDDATVRCGLVVYDAKKEFCDERDETIYGYTIINNLKVMTENLAFVYKLPVVNTKKDDDGKIIEKSLEITNSRLAFEEDAFENFDAGEGKGRYYTWNSAMGVGDLRKDLSENGELKDQKLVSIDTVFGACPEGWRLPSQLELEDLKTMAAEAQEGFANLNDEQDPEKVINFNVQFLGYHDGTKVKELNKKAFFWSYDEIITGNDDKQAYGLVIKGADESDVTSNSKKFAFTIRCVQDTRN is encoded by the coding sequence ATGCATTACACAAAACTCAGTGTTGCGGGTTGTGCCGCACTCATGTTTGGCCTCATCGCGTGTTCCGGCGAAGACGGAGCAGACGGTACAAATGGAACTAACGGTCTTAATGGTACTAGCTGCGAAGTGAAGTCCCTCAAGACTGGCGACGGCTATAAGGTGCTTTGCGGAGGGGATTCCGTTGGCGTCTTGCTGAATGGTAAAACCGGTGCTACTGGTAAAACGGGTGCTACTGGTGCTCAGGGCAAGAAGGGTGACACTGGTAAGACTGGTGAAAGCTGCACCGTTAAGCAGGTCACTGATGGCTATGACGTCTACTGCGGCAACGATAAAGTTGGTCAGTTGAGGAACGGCGTTGCTGGTGAATCTTGCACGACTGAAAAAGCAACAGATGGCATTCTCGTGAAGTGCGCTGGCGAAGATCCGGTGAAGATTTCGAACGGCGTTAGCTGCGAAGCTAAGGCTTACTCTAAAGAAGGTAGAGATGGTCTTCAGGTCACTTGCGGTGATGCAGATCCGGTTTATCTGTGGAACGGTACAAAGGGTGATAAGGGTGATGACTGTACCGCTAATGAATTCACTGATAAAGATACTGGTAAGAAGGGCTTCAAAGTGTCTTGTGCTGGTGAAGTCGTCGGTACCGTGTGGAACGGTGATGATGGTGAAAACGGCGTAAGCTGCGTCAGCAAGGACAATGAAGATGGTACCGTGACGGTTACCTGTGGTGACGCAAACCCAGTGACAATCTACAAGGCTATGTGCGGTGAAGACTCTTATGACCCGGAATTCAAGTTCTGCGTTCTCGGCAAGCTTTATGACAAGTGCGATGGTAAAACATTCACCGTCAATAGAGAATATTGTAATGACGGTGTTGTTGCAACCTTGTGTAACGAAGTCGAGTTTGACAAGAAGGGTAACCCGACCAAGATTGTTGGCTTCCGTGGAACTACCAAGAAGGAATTCTGCTGGAACGGCATTATTACCAAAAAGTGCGCTGGCGAAGAATTCGGTGTAAACCAATACTGCGGTAAGACCATGGATGGAAAGGCTGACTCTGTCTGGACTTACTGTGATGAAGATAAGATGGCACAACTTCAAACTGCTTATAACAATATAGGCATTGATCTTTTGGCATCTTCGTCTAGTACTGGTGGCGTTAGCAGCAGCAGTGCTGGTTTCTTTGGAAACTTGATTGGTGAAAAACTTGTCGCATATGAATTAGGCCCGGTGCAGGAATTCTATTCTACGCTTGAAGTCTTAAAGGAATCCTGTACAGATGATGCTACAGTAAGATGCGGTCTTGTGGTTTACGATGCAAAGAAGGAATTCTGCGATGAACGTGATGAAACGATTTATGGTTACACGATTATCAATAACTTGAAGGTGATGACAGAAAACCTTGCATTCGTATACAAGCTGCCTGTTGTTAACACTAAAAAGGACGATGATGGTAAAATCATAGAAAAGTCTCTTGAAATCACTAATAGTAGACTTGCTTTTGAGGAAGATGCTTTTGAAAACTTCGATGCTGGTGAAGGTAAGGGCCGTTATTACACTTGGAATTCTGCAATGGGTGTAGGCGACTTGAGAAAGGATTTGTCTGAAAACGGTGAACTTAAGGATCAGAAGCTGGTAAGTATTGATACCGTCTTTGGTGCCTGCCCGGAAGGTTGGAGATTGCCGAGTCAGCTTGAACTTGAAGATCTTAAGACAATGGCAGCTGAAGCTCAGGAAGGCTTTGCAAATCTTAACGATGAACAAGATCCTGAAAAAGTCATTAACTTTAATGTTCAATTCTTGGGATATCACGATGGAACCAAGGTTAAAGAATTGAATAAGAAGGCTTTCTTCTGGTCCTATGATGAAATCATTACGGGAAATGATGATAAACAGGCCTATGGCTTAGTTATCAAGGGTGCCGATGAAAGCGATGTTACTTCGAATAGTAAGAAGTTTGCATTCACGATCCGTTGCGTTCAGGATACTAGAAACTAA
- a CDS encoding Rpn family recombination-promoting nuclease/putative transposase encodes MENNNNISEIHWGKTISEARTYEEYRGAGVFADLLTDRTFKKAFNPDTKNKVCLIALLNAVLEGEIASPIVDVQSRNKEFNDGSNENRTTVFDLYCIDSAQRRFIIEVQLLMQENIVNRAIYYASQTIIAQGVRGKQYNYELNPVVTVVFMEFNVFADDRYIRRAKLREINGASVSNILSFAFVELPKFNKPLDQLETTLDKGLYVLKNIKNMTQMPKQYANTAFELLFSTAYLAKLSKEEQKMIDEAQKAKWDEYAINKAAIDRGQNMAKHEMAKKMLVEGDSVEKVVRISDLPESDVLAIKTEIEKQ; translated from the coding sequence ATGGAAAACAACAATAACATATCTGAAATTCATTGGGGCAAAACCATTAGCGAGGCTAGAACTTATGAGGAATATAGGGGGGCAGGTGTTTTTGCAGACCTCCTTACAGATAGGACATTCAAGAAGGCCTTCAATCCCGATACTAAAAACAAAGTCTGTTTGATTGCGCTTTTGAACGCTGTGCTCGAAGGCGAAATCGCATCGCCAATTGTTGATGTACAGTCCCGGAACAAGGAATTTAATGATGGGTCAAACGAAAATCGAACAACAGTCTTTGACCTATATTGCATTGATTCTGCACAGCGACGCTTTATCATCGAAGTGCAACTTCTTATGCAGGAAAACATCGTCAACCGTGCTATTTATTACGCATCACAGACGATTATTGCACAAGGGGTACGCGGCAAGCAATACAATTATGAACTGAATCCCGTCGTTACAGTTGTTTTCATGGAATTTAATGTATTTGCCGATGACCGCTACATTCGTCGGGCAAAGCTTCGCGAGATTAATGGAGCTAGCGTGAGCAACATACTCTCTTTTGCATTTGTGGAACTTCCAAAGTTCAATAAGCCATTGGACCAGCTGGAAACAACTCTAGATAAAGGACTTTACGTACTCAAGAACATAAAAAATATGACGCAGATGCCCAAGCAGTATGCCAACACAGCTTTTGAGCTCTTGTTTTCGACCGCATATTTGGCTAAATTATCGAAAGAGGAACAGAAAATGATTGACGAAGCTCAAAAAGCCAAATGGGATGAATATGCCATCAACAAGGCTGCCATTGATCGGGGCCAGAATATGGCTAAACACGAGATGGCAAAGAAAATGCTTGTCGAAGGTGATTCTGTAGAAAAGGTCGTACGTATTTCTGATCTTCCAGAATCAGATGTTCTTGCGATTAAGACGGAGATCGAGAAACAATAG
- a CDS encoding glycoside hydrolase family 30 beta sandwich domain-containing protein → MKKYLISTALLAASAYAASVTVDPSATAQKVTGFGGASVYYQSWIKNLPAEDQEAIFDTAFTGLNLSLLRVGNWYQDEDATKLQDDIDIVKAAKKRLGDHMKIQMSSWSAPAKLKPSGNLNGKVDGQKIKSQNTLKPSNSDPYGKYVYSDFANWWKKSLEAYKAAGISPDYISLQNEPDMEADYEETLFEPTETNEIAGYKEALNAVYDAVKGQTKLLGPEPLGIGYSNFEKYAKELDANKLDGYAYHLYHAGDGNDNSGNNYLDPENFRKPMKAIADVYGKGDKPIIMTEFCPMLDEPREKDMLGLAQIMQIGFTDGRLSGYIAWQLFWGYHSQMISVCPGAGWDLDGSGKFVCDEAGFKIHPEYHAMRHYSKFVNPGASVIASTTAEANLKTVAFLSASGDSVTTVLVNTGSAAIQLENPAIAGYGLITAVQSKENGLKSKNVTISNCTVLPARSITTLVYKKGATVDLVANCKDETSDSSYVEPIIVPTDDVVIVDYTTSTDVSGWQAMSDKLSDVTYGTTAIDGIAGYASVPLAGCDQSEESCGYQNQLLNISAEGAKALSSCASLVITMRSQGTSDAYVNVGGAAGSSWVDYEYGKLAAGSKWSETKVSLKKEGENGSTALTFNSEAAGIYIAKIVATGCTGTGSAIKMAHRSVINDSKMQAYIFDMNGNLVWKGLKSEALNENGTLKPSIRQGAYILKTKANVQRVIKK, encoded by the coding sequence ATGAAAAAATATTTGATTTCTACGGCATTGCTCGCAGCTAGCGCCTATGCCGCAAGCGTTACGGTCGATCCGAGCGCAACAGCCCAGAAAGTTACGGGTTTCGGTGGCGCAAGCGTTTACTACCAGAGCTGGATCAAGAACCTCCCTGCCGAAGATCAAGAAGCCATTTTCGACACAGCATTTACCGGTCTTAACCTTTCCCTACTCCGTGTCGGCAACTGGTATCAAGACGAAGACGCCACGAAATTGCAAGACGATATCGACATCGTCAAGGCAGCCAAAAAACGTCTCGGCGACCACATGAAAATCCAGATGTCCAGCTGGTCTGCTCCGGCAAAGCTCAAGCCGAGCGGCAACTTGAACGGTAAAGTGGACGGACAAAAGATCAAGAGCCAGAACACGCTCAAGCCCTCGAACAGCGACCCGTATGGCAAATACGTCTACAGTGATTTTGCCAACTGGTGGAAGAAGAGCCTCGAAGCCTACAAGGCCGCAGGCATCTCTCCGGACTACATTTCTCTCCAAAACGAACCGGACATGGAAGCCGATTACGAAGAAACCCTCTTCGAACCGACAGAAACAAATGAAATCGCCGGTTACAAGGAAGCTTTGAACGCCGTCTACGACGCCGTGAAGGGACAGACTAAACTCCTCGGACCTGAACCTCTCGGCATCGGCTACAGCAACTTCGAAAAGTACGCCAAGGAACTTGACGCCAACAAGCTCGACGGCTACGCCTACCACCTTTACCATGCCGGTGACGGAAACGACAACTCAGGCAACAACTACCTCGATCCGGAAAACTTCCGCAAGCCGATGAAGGCTATTGCTGACGTGTACGGCAAGGGCGACAAGCCCATCATCATGACAGAATTCTGCCCGATGCTCGACGAACCGCGCGAAAAGGACATGCTCGGTCTCGCACAGATTATGCAAATCGGCTTTACCGACGGTCGCCTCTCCGGCTACATCGCCTGGCAACTATTCTGGGGTTACCACTCCCAGATGATCAGCGTCTGCCCGGGTGCAGGCTGGGACCTGGACGGCAGCGGCAAATTTGTTTGCGATGAAGCCGGTTTCAAGATTCACCCGGAATACCACGCCATGCGCCACTATTCCAAGTTCGTGAATCCGGGTGCAAGCGTCATCGCCTCCACGACTGCCGAAGCAAACCTCAAGACGGTCGCCTTCCTCAGCGCAAGCGGCGACTCCGTCACAACAGTTCTCGTCAATACGGGTAGTGCAGCCATCCAGCTCGAGAACCCGGCCATCGCAGGCTACGGCCTCATTACCGCCGTGCAGTCCAAGGAAAACGGCCTCAAGAGCAAGAACGTGACAATTTCAAACTGCACGGTCTTGCCGGCTCGTTCCATTACAACACTCGTATATAAGAAAGGCGCCACAGTCGATTTAGTCGCCAACTGCAAGGACGAAACAAGCGACTCCAGCTACGTCGAACCGATTATCGTTCCGACCGATGATGTCGTGATTGTCGACTACACGACTTCCACCGATGTTTCTGGCTGGCAAGCCATGAGCGACAAGCTCTCCGACGTCACCTACGGCACAACCGCCATCGACGGCATTGCAGGTTACGCCAGCGTTCCGCTCGCCGGCTGCGACCAGTCCGAAGAATCTTGCGGCTACCAGAACCAGCTCTTGAACATCAGCGCCGAAGGCGCCAAAGCCCTCTCCTCTTGCGCAAGCCTCGTTATCACGATGCGCAGCCAGGGCACTTCTGACGCTTACGTGAACGTGGGCGGCGCTGCAGGCAGCAGCTGGGTCGATTACGAATATGGCAAGCTCGCCGCAGGATCCAAGTGGAGCGAAACCAAGGTCTCCCTCAAGAAGGAAGGCGAAAACGGTTCTACCGCCCTCACTTTCAACAGCGAAGCCGCAGGCATCTACATCGCAAAGATTGTCGCCACGGGTTGCACGGGCACCGGATCTGCAATCAAGATGGCCCACCGCTCCGTCATCAACGACTCCAAGATGCAGGCATACATCTTTGACATGAACGGCAACCTCGTTTGGAAGGGCCTCAAGAGCGAAGCTCTCAACGAAAACGGCACGCTCAAGCCGAGCATCCGCCAAGGCGCCTACATTTTGAAGACCAAAGCCAACGTCCAGCGCGTCATCAAGAAGTAA
- a CDS encoding sugar transferase, which translates to MEQEAANPTIGSILNEQKLKNIVYPARLFKARLNEEFLRANRTRKPFLFIKIYSHQFDVLGWGRPSKIVENTWKISVLTMFSHLRFIDVLGYLSDNSGIGIILLNSDMSTLEGIRKEILHKLNDAGLIQALRHKPKAPIFQAYLYTGYQEKDNLEMDDKLKEFNSTNGSFFTLNRLNLSDIWVHPHKIRFRHIIKRIVDITCTSAALVVLSPLLLFCALAVKISDPKGPIIFKQTRVGKNGALFTMYKFRSMYADAEERKKELMALNETGGKTFKMKNDPRIYPFGHVLRKFSLDELPQLINILKGDMSIVGPRPPIPSEVAEYEPWHRMRLSVTPGLTCIWQVSGRSNIPFEGQMRLDNDYIRRDGKLGDDFKLILKTFKVVFKGDGAY; encoded by the coding sequence ATGGAACAGGAAGCTGCAAATCCAACAATCGGCTCGATTCTGAACGAGCAAAAGTTAAAGAACATCGTTTACCCGGCCAGGCTCTTCAAAGCCCGGTTAAACGAGGAGTTTTTGCGCGCGAACCGCACCCGCAAGCCATTCCTTTTCATCAAGATTTATTCGCACCAGTTCGATGTGCTCGGCTGGGGCCGTCCCTCTAAAATTGTCGAAAACACCTGGAAGATCAGCGTGCTTACGATGTTTTCGCACCTGCGCTTTATCGATGTTCTCGGTTATTTGAGTGACAACAGCGGTATCGGCATCATCCTTTTGAATTCCGACATGAGCACGCTTGAGGGCATCCGCAAGGAAATTCTTCACAAGCTCAACGACGCTGGCCTTATCCAGGCCCTTCGCCACAAGCCTAAGGCACCCATTTTCCAAGCATACCTTTACACCGGCTATCAGGAAAAGGACAACCTCGAAATGGACGACAAGCTGAAGGAATTCAACAGCACCAACGGAAGTTTCTTCACGCTCAACAGGCTTAACCTCTCGGATATCTGGGTTCACCCCCACAAGATCCGCTTTAGACACATCATCAAGAGAATCGTAGACATCACCTGCACTTCCGCAGCATTGGTTGTACTGTCCCCGCTCCTTTTGTTCTGTGCACTCGCCGTAAAAATCAGCGATCCAAAGGGCCCGATTATATTCAAACAGACGCGCGTTGGCAAGAATGGCGCTCTGTTCACCATGTACAAGTTCCGAAGCATGTACGCCGATGCTGAAGAACGCAAAAAAGAACTCATGGCCTTGAATGAGACAGGCGGCAAGACCTTCAAGATGAAGAACGACCCTCGTATTTACCCGTTCGGACACGTTCTCCGCAAGTTCAGTCTCGACGAACTGCCTCAGCTCATCAACATTCTCAAAGGCGACATGTCCATCGTTGGACCACGCCCGCCAATTCCGTCCGAAGTGGCCGAATATGAACCGTGGCACCGCATGCGCCTTTCCGTGACACCGGGTCTTACTTGCATTTGGCAGGTCAGCGGCCGTAGCAACATTCCGTTTGAAGGGCAGATGCGTCTCGACAACGACTATATCCGTCGCGATGGCAAGCTCGGGGACGACTTCAAGCTCATCTTGAAGACGTTCAAGGTCGTGTTCAAGGGCGACGGCGCATACTAG
- a CDS encoding TIGR02171 family protein produces the protein MQLVEGAKDTVVLGTNKKGAKFDETPEMRVLLDYDFWMDVRGVTCGDFMSVLESSTLVKNLDCGKDDEPIVSITFFDAVLYANEKSKNENLDTVYEYSKKTLDKAGHCVGLEGFSFHLDKEGFRLPTEAEWVKVASKADGKNFVFSESVKEFVNDFKGLLNNSIVENFAGASNTNEADERIVKGGYDYDLSSINLYSRSDIYAVTPSTLADYVGFRLALGAIPNATFLDQGGKKVNSPVKKVASALNLWDYTKTSKVKLVFKNEATGNLNYIDYTKENDVVEIEDTIPAYHPDISPDGSKVAFCTGIEGVDQTSRLYVRNLDPNGSGLVKLDVKSAAIPRWSVLVNGDTVITYVTNAGDNSNDKTFKSASTWQVTFMNGKFGTPIKLFDGSYHGGISEDESLAVTGSKVLRARVHKKEKTWYNKEQACNVSLAKDYSKRTAFLDFGGEIGAAFVGETYRVHEYLFIADSSGNLVQSVRAPEGFVFDHSEWATGRVNQNLVATLTNVEGAHSKIVLVHLADSSVTSLVEGEELWHPSLWIQGKSIALSSSSSWVSSSSQKSSSSAERIESSSSVKSSSSSVESGRVESSSSEEVASNSSSSRDDGKSSSSRNGDESSSSSSDNLVENFVLDEDSAGFYVKNNEFQEAHWSYKMELVWTYNDQADVAILGSSRAHHGVIPSLFSDKFFVVNFASAHGNLHSSHYMAINYILPHYKKLKYIIVDISFDRLWLTKENSFFYNSSPSIKGYVYDANHDFWKSGIPDGLLEMTQDVPKVSSYAANLTERGYMPLRGCSEWRGSPRPEKDKNWLDTGRVRLEETMGYLADIVELAAQRNIKVVGVEFPQNPNYKNVDAYGKYGLRNSDAPEIIERLNGLAQKYGNFTFFDQHKMGEHDYLEGMNYDDDHLCRTGAEQMTHRLDSLLKTLE, from the coding sequence ATGCAACTTGTGGAGGGCGCAAAGGATACCGTTGTTCTCGGCACAAATAAGAAAGGTGCCAAATTTGATGAAACCCCAGAAATGAGGGTCTTACTTGATTATGATTTTTGGATGGATGTCCGAGGAGTGACTTGTGGCGACTTTATGTCGGTCTTGGAGTCGTCAACTCTTGTGAAGAATTTGGACTGCGGAAAAGATGATGAACCGATTGTCAGTATTACCTTTTTTGATGCTGTCCTCTATGCAAATGAAAAAAGCAAAAATGAGAATCTAGATACCGTTTATGAATATTCGAAAAAGACATTGGACAAGGCTGGGCATTGCGTTGGTCTAGAAGGTTTTTCGTTCCATTTGGACAAGGAGGGCTTCAGGCTCCCGACCGAAGCGGAATGGGTTAAGGTGGCATCAAAGGCCGATGGAAAAAACTTCGTCTTTTCTGAAAGTGTGAAGGAATTTGTCAATGACTTTAAGGGGTTGTTGAATAATTCGATTGTTGAAAATTTCGCTGGCGCATCGAACACGAACGAAGCGGATGAACGTATTGTTAAGGGCGGTTACGATTATGACTTGTCCTCCATAAACCTTTATTCTAGAAGCGATATTTATGCGGTCACACCGTCTACACTTGCCGACTATGTTGGATTTCGTTTGGCTCTAGGTGCAATCCCTAATGCGACTTTTTTGGATCAGGGCGGAAAGAAGGTGAATTCTCCTGTCAAGAAGGTTGCTTCTGCACTGAATTTGTGGGATTATACAAAGACTTCTAAAGTCAAGCTTGTCTTTAAAAACGAGGCTACAGGCAACCTCAATTACATTGATTATACAAAAGAAAATGATGTTGTAGAAATTGAAGATACGATTCCGGCTTATCATCCCGATATTTCCCCGGATGGATCTAAAGTGGCGTTCTGTACGGGTATTGAAGGTGTCGACCAGACTTCCCGACTTTATGTCCGAAATTTGGATCCGAACGGCTCTGGCCTTGTAAAGCTGGATGTCAAGAGCGCTGCTATTCCTCGCTGGAGCGTGCTTGTTAATGGCGATACCGTTATTACCTACGTGACTAATGCTGGTGATAATTCAAATGATAAGACTTTCAAAAGTGCAAGCACTTGGCAAGTGACTTTCATGAATGGAAAGTTCGGAACTCCGATAAAGTTGTTCGACGGTTCGTACCATGGCGGTATCAGTGAAGACGAGTCGCTTGCTGTGACCGGGTCGAAAGTTCTCCGCGCTCGTGTCCATAAAAAAGAGAAAACCTGGTATAATAAGGAACAGGCGTGCAACGTGTCGCTTGCTAAAGATTATAGCAAGCGTACGGCTTTTCTTGATTTTGGTGGTGAAATAGGCGCGGCTTTTGTTGGCGAAACGTACAGAGTCCACGAGTATCTGTTTATTGCGGACAGCTCTGGAAATCTTGTTCAAAGCGTGAGGGCGCCTGAGGGCTTTGTATTTGACCATTCCGAATGGGCTACGGGGCGTGTGAACCAGAATCTTGTGGCTACTCTTACAAATGTAGAAGGGGCTCACTCGAAAATAGTTCTTGTCCATTTGGCAGATAGTTCTGTTACAAGTCTTGTTGAAGGCGAAGAATTGTGGCATCCGAGCCTCTGGATTCAGGGCAAATCGATTGCGCTCTCCAGTAGCTCAAGCTGGGTCTCTAGCAGTTCCCAAAAATCGAGTTCCTCAGCCGAACGCATCGAGAGTTCTAGCAGCGTGAAATCGAGCTCAAGCAGTGTAGAATCAGGCCGCGTAGAATCAAGCAGCAGCGAAGAGGTTGCTTCGAACTCTTCGAGTTCTCGCGATGACGGTAAAAGCTCTAGTTCTCGCAATGGCGACGAAAGTTCTAGCAGTTCTTCGGACAATCTGGTTGAAAATTTTGTGCTGGATGAAGATAGCGCTGGTTTTTATGTGAAAAACAATGAATTCCAGGAAGCTCATTGGAGTTACAAGATGGAACTCGTCTGGACGTACAATGACCAGGCTGATGTAGCCATTTTGGGATCCTCGAGAGCGCATCACGGTGTTATCCCATCGTTGTTCAGTGACAAGTTTTTCGTAGTGAATTTTGCCAGTGCGCATGGAAACCTTCACAGTTCCCATTATATGGCCATAAATTACATTTTGCCCCACTACAAAAAGTTAAAGTATATCATTGTCGATATCAGTTTTGACAGGCTTTGGCTTACAAAGGAAAACAGCTTCTTTTATAATAGTAGCCCCAGTATCAAGGGTTACGTTTACGATGCCAATCACGATTTCTGGAAGTCTGGAATCCCTGACGGTTTGCTTGAAATGACACAGGATGTTCCCAAGGTTTCTTCCTATGCGGCTAATTTGACCGAACGCGGCTATATGCCGTTAAGGGGATGTAGCGAGTGGAGGGGGAGCCCTCGCCCAGAAAAGGATAAGAATTGGCTGGATACGGGACGCGTTCGTCTCGAAGAAACAATGGGCTACCTCGCGGACATTGTCGAACTTGCTGCACAAAGGAACATTAAGGTGGTCGGGGTGGAGTTCCCTCAAAATCCCAATTACAAGAATGTGGATGCTTACGGAAAGTACGGGCTGCGCAACAGCGATGCTCCTGAAATCATTGAACGTTTAAATGGGCTAGCCCAGAAATACGGCAATTTCACCTTCTTTGACCAGCATAAAATGGGGGAACATGATTACCTTGAGGGGATGAATTACGATGATGACCATCTCTGCCGTACCGGGGCAGAGCAAATGACCCATCGCCTGGACTCGCTGTTGAAAACGCTGGAGTGA